From a single Rhodospirillales bacterium genomic region:
- a CDS encoding cell division protein, with amino-acid sequence MFARRTDLSLERDAQDRFLPWLVAFMVFLAVLAFALAIAVHQVAGRWDKGASGTLTVQLPAAEKGDDARLAVVLALLRETPGVISAEPLAEEDLAALVEPWIGRAVVGDIPMPRLIDVRTDPNAKPDVDLLRARIAAAVPGAAVDDHRAWLGRLLALLRAVEATALAVLGFVLAVTVGTVIFTTRTGLSIHHEAIEVMHLIGARDSYIARQFAARALALGLKGGAIGLALAIPALAAIGILFGRESGGILPEVTFSLMHWVAIGLLPVLVALTAMGTARVTVHASLARML; translated from the coding sequence ATGTTCGCTCGCCGCACCGACCTTTCGCTCGAACGCGACGCACAGGACCGGTTCCTGCCGTGGCTGGTGGCGTTCATGGTTTTTCTCGCCGTGCTCGCATTCGCGCTTGCGATCGCGGTCCATCAGGTGGCGGGGCGCTGGGACAAGGGCGCCAGCGGCACGCTCACCGTGCAGCTGCCGGCGGCCGAAAAAGGCGACGACGCCCGACTCGCGGTCGTGCTCGCGTTGCTGCGCGAAACGCCGGGCGTGATTTCCGCCGAACCGCTTGCCGAGGAAGATCTCGCGGCGTTGGTCGAACCGTGGATCGGCCGCGCCGTCGTCGGCGACATCCCGATGCCGCGGTTGATCGACGTGCGGACCGATCCCAACGCCAAGCCTGACGTCGACCTGCTGCGTGCCCGGATCGCGGCCGCCGTTCCCGGCGCGGCGGTCGACGACCACCGCGCCTGGCTCGGCCGGCTGCTGGCGCTGCTGCGCGCGGTCGAGGCGACCGCGCTCGCCGTGCTCGGCTTCGTGCTGGCGGTGACGGTCGGCACCGTGATCTTCACCACCCGCACCGGACTGTCGATCCACCACGAGGCGATCGAGGTCATGCACCTGATCGGCGCGCGCGACTCCTATATCGCGCGCCAGTTCGCGGCCCGCGCGCTGGCGCTCGGGCTGAAGGGCGGCGCCATCGGCCTCGCGCTCGCGATTCCGGCGCTGGCGGCGATCGGCATCCTGTTCGGCCGCGAAAGCGGCGGGATACTGCCCGAGGTGACGTTTTCGCTCATGCATTGGGTGGCGATCGGCCTGTTGCCGGTGCTGGTGGCGCTGACCGCGATGGGAACGGCGCGCGTCA